A stretch of DNA from Candidatus Schekmanbacteria bacterium:
TCCTTGCTCTATTAGGCGCTGGAGTATGGAGTTTGGTTATGCAGATTCTTACAAATGTAACAATGACGACAGTGCTATTATGGTTTTCAACATCGTGGCGTCCCCGGTTAGTTTTTAATTGGAATGAGGTTAAATCTATCAAAAACTATAGTTTAAATCTTACGGGTTTTGCAGTTTTCAACTATTTTGCAAGAAATGCAGATTATCTTCTAATAGGAAGATATCTTGGAGCTCAAGATTTAGGTTACTATACCTTGGCATATCGTATTCTACTCTTCCCGGTAAAGAATATTTCAAAGGTTATCAGCCGTGTGATGTTTCCAGTTTATTCAAACCTCCAAGACGATAATCAGCGTTTGGCAAATATTTATCTGAAAGTTTCTTCAACTATCGCATTGATAACCTTCCCATTGATGGCAGGGGTTTTCACTTTGTCTAAGCCATTTATAGTATCACTCTTTGGCACTAAGTGGGAACCTGTAATTTTATTGATTATGATATTATCCCCCGTTGGTCTCATACAATCAATTGGCACGACAGTTGGTGCCATTTATCAAGCAAAGGGACGTACTGACATAATGTTTCGCTGGGGGCTTGTGACGGAAACTTGCGCCATCATCTCTTTTATCGTAGGGCTTAGATGGGGAGTAATCGGTGTCGCTATCGCATATGCAATAGTTTCTTTTGCTCTATTTTATCCTTCATTTTATATAGTTTTCCGCTTGATAAATCTCAAAGTTTCCAATTTGATTGACTATCTTTATAAACCATTCTTGAACAGTGTTGTAATGTCTCTGCTAATAGTGTTATTCGGTTTGCTAATTTCAAAATTTGTAAGTGATTATCTTTATCTTTTTCTTGCTGTTTTATTTGGAATTACAATTTATACTTTAATGAGTTATCTCTTTAATAGAGATTACCTTTATGCCTTTTTTGAGATTCTTGGTATAAAAGCTAAAGAGGGATAACTTACATTTCCCAAATGCCAGGAATGGAATGATTGCAATAGACACATCTTCCTTTCTTGATTCCTATTGAAGTGATGTAATACCCAATCCTGCCTATTATCTTTTTTCTGCAATTTGGACAATAGGTGCTTTCGCCAGGATGTCCCGGAACATTTCCAATATAGGCAAAATTTACACCTTCATTCATTGCTGTATTTCTTGCCATTTCAAGAGTAGAGATTGGAGTTATTGGCAAATTCTTGATCTTGTAAGTTGGATGAAAACGGGAAAAATGCACAGGTACATCTCTGCCCAAATTTTTAACTATCCATTGGCACATTTCTCTTATTTCTTTTTTTGAATCATTAAGCGTTGGTATAATCAGCACAACGATTTCAAACCACATTCCTCTATTTTTTAGAAGTTGAAGAGTATCAAGAACTGGTTTTAATTCACCACTGCAAGTGTCTTTATAAAATTTTTCTGTAAACGCTTTGAGGTCAATCTTAACAGCAGCAAGATATTTACAAAGTTCCTCCATAGGTTCTTTTTGAATGAAACCATTTGAAATCATTACAGTGTTTATGCCTATTTTTCTTCCATAAACTGCAATGTCATGCATATATTCA
This window harbors:
- a CDS encoding colanic acid exporter, whose product is MYLNGRNGEIGSNIKSQSITGVRWSGIAQAGRQIAQLITTIVLARLLAPSEFGLISMAIVVIGFISIFKDLGTSAAVIQRRELSDELLSSIFWINTGFGTFSMLLVFLGAPLGAMLYNNPQVTPVLQALSLGFFISGFTILHQALLERSLSFGTLAKIELAAVLSGSIAGIVLALLGAGVWSLVMQILTNVTMTTVLLWFSTSWRPRLVFNWNEVKSIKNYSLNLTGFAVFNYFARNADYLLIGRYLGAQDLGYYTLAYRILLFPVKNISKVISRVMFPVYSNLQDDNQRLANIYLKVSSTIALITFPLMAGVFTLSKPFIVSLFGTKWEPVILLIMILSPVGLIQSIGTTVGAIYQAKGRTDIMFRWGLVTETCAIISFIVGLRWGVIGVAIAYAIVSFALFYPSFYIVFRLINLKVSNLIDYLYKPFLNSVVMSLLIVLFGLLISKFVSDYLYLFLAVLFGITIYTLMSYLFNRDYLYAFFEILGIKAKEG
- the amrS gene encoding AmmeMemoRadiSam system radical SAM enzyme, whose translation is MERREFIKCIVQGGCAYALMKSAVEFVTPSTSPMTALAENSTKLKECMFYKKLDGLRIECEICPKKCRVADMERGYCGNKENHGGKYYTLVYSRPCAIHTDPIEKKPLFHYLPGTTAFSLATAGCNFECKFCQNWEIAQFRPEQVDSIYLSPEDVCREAKRKGAPSVACTYSEPVVFYEYMHDIAVYGRKIGINTVMISNGFIQKEPMEELCKYLAAVKIDLKAFTEKFYKDTCSGELKPVLDTLQLLKNRGMWFEIVVLIIPTLNDSKKEIREMCQWIVKNLGRDVPVHFSRFHPTYKIKNLPITPISTLEMARNTAMNEGVNFAYIGNVPGHPGESTYCPNCRKKIIGRIGYYITSIGIKKGRCVYCNHSIPGIWEM